In Leuconostocaceae bacterium ESL0723, the following proteins share a genomic window:
- a CDS encoding YueI family protein: MDLNQRLEQEQMQPGGPKLNPDEQRRFLGTFRERVALAVKASQVGQADIQQAFQAALKDLPGTILIDQNLVGDYLSDYLKIANQSQHPYRIISGNPPAHVEDPNAIVVAADQAINRDHIYLK, encoded by the coding sequence ATGGACCTCAATCAACGCCTTGAACAAGAACAAATGCAACCCGGTGGACCCAAGCTAAATCCCGACGAACAACGCCGCTTTTTAGGTACCTTCCGGGAACGGGTCGCCCTGGCCGTCAAGGCCTCCCAGGTTGGTCAGGCTGATATTCAGCAAGCCTTCCAAGCTGCCCTGAAAGACCTACCCGGCACGATTCTGATTGACCAGAATCTAGTCGGTGATTATCTCAGTGACTACCTAAAAATTGCCAACCAAAGTCAGCACCCCTACCGGATTATTTCGGGTAACCCGCCGGCCCACGTCGAGGATCCCAATGCCATCGTCGTCGCTGCTGACCAGGCCATTAACCGTGACCATATTTACTTAAAATAG
- a CDS encoding double zinc ribbon domain-containing protein — protein sequence MADTCLMCGAYLDQAKNVLTVLGLNDGRQPLCATCLAALEPIGQEYCPGCGRKQGSLDLCGDCLRWQSLGHRLLNNRALYVYNDFLRDYIRQYKFLGDYRLRAVMQTAMIQHIKVQGAALVVPIPVSEETMQIRGFNQVTGWLPKRLYQPLLSVNSQHKGHQSHRTRLQRLSTSQIFAVSKPGQVKNQQILLVDDIYTTGQTLMLAAAALYQAGATAVHSVSLAR from the coding sequence ATGGCTGATACTTGTCTAATGTGTGGGGCCTACCTCGACCAGGCTAAGAACGTGCTGACAGTGTTGGGCCTTAATGATGGGCGGCAACCATTGTGCGCGACCTGTTTGGCGGCCTTAGAACCGATTGGCCAGGAATATTGCCCGGGTTGTGGCCGCAAGCAGGGCAGCCTGGATCTCTGTGGGGATTGCCTGCGGTGGCAGTCCCTAGGCCACCGCCTGCTAAATAACCGGGCCCTCTATGTCTACAATGATTTTTTAAGGGATTATATCCGCCAGTACAAGTTTCTAGGCGACTACCGGCTCCGAGCAGTGATGCAAACCGCCATGATTCAACACATCAAAGTCCAAGGAGCAGCTCTGGTGGTTCCAATCCCAGTTAGTGAAGAAACGATGCAAATTCGTGGTTTTAACCAGGTAACCGGTTGGTTGCCTAAGCGTTTATACCAGCCACTTTTGTCGGTCAATAGCCAGCACAAGGGCCATCAATCACACCGGACTCGGCTGCAGCGACTATCAACCAGCCAAATCTTTGCGGTCAGCAAACCAGGGCAAGTTAAAAACCAGCAAATCCTGCTGGTCGATGACATTTACACCACCGGTCAAACCCTAATGCTGGCGGCAGCAGCGCTGTACCAGGCTGGTGCTACAGCGGTACACAGTGTGTCCCTGGCCCGCTAA
- a CDS encoding replication-associated recombination protein A, giving the protein MSQQPLAYRMRPKKIEDIVGQQDLVGKNKIIWRMVQAKRLRSMILYGPPGTGKTSIASAIAGSTSFSFRMLNAATDSQKDLQIVAEEAKMSGTVVLLLDEIHRLNKVKQDFLLPHLESGAIILIGATTENPYLNVTPAIRSRTQIFEVKPLQPKDIESAIKRALTDKENGLGEYDIDLEPSAMHHLTTATNGDLRSALNALELAVLSATPAEDGSIKISLADVEETLQKRSLSADKDGDAHYDVVSALQKSIRGSDVDAALHYTARLIAASDLPSIVRRLTVTAYEDVGIANPAAVQRAVTALQAAQAVGFPEARIPIANAVVELALSPKSNAAYKAMDQALSDVNSGKHFDIPAHLKDAHYKGAKKLGHGLDYLYPHDYPNDWVAQQYLPTPLKGKHYFQAKGNSNTEQQYADIYQSLKTRQDQGQRKS; this is encoded by the coding sequence ATGTCCCAGCAACCATTGGCCTACCGCATGCGGCCTAAAAAAATTGAAGATATCGTTGGCCAACAGGACCTGGTCGGTAAGAATAAAATTATTTGGCGGATGGTCCAGGCCAAACGGCTGCGCTCGATGATTTTATACGGACCACCTGGTACCGGTAAGACCTCGATTGCCAGCGCCATTGCCGGGTCAACCTCCTTTTCTTTTCGGATGTTAAACGCGGCCACCGATAGTCAAAAAGACCTGCAGATTGTCGCCGAAGAGGCCAAGATGTCGGGAACCGTAGTCCTACTGCTAGATGAGATTCACCGTCTTAACAAGGTCAAGCAGGACTTCTTACTTCCCCACCTGGAATCCGGGGCCATCATTTTAATCGGCGCCACCACCGAAAACCCCTACCTAAATGTTACCCCGGCCATCCGATCGCGGACCCAGATTTTTGAAGTTAAACCATTACAGCCCAAAGACATCGAGTCGGCCATTAAGCGCGCCTTGACTGATAAGGAAAATGGTCTGGGTGAGTACGACATTGACCTAGAGCCAAGCGCCATGCACCACCTAACCACCGCTACTAACGGTGATTTACGGTCGGCCCTCAATGCTTTAGAACTAGCAGTGCTGTCGGCCACCCCGGCTGAGGATGGCAGTATTAAGATTAGTCTGGCCGATGTGGAAGAAACCCTACAAAAGCGTTCCCTTTCGGCCGACAAAGACGGCGATGCCCATTATGATGTGGTTTCGGCCCTGCAAAAGTCCATCCGTGGCTCAGACGTCGATGCCGCCTTACATTACACGGCCCGCCTAATTGCAGCCAGTGACCTGCCTTCGATTGTGCGCCGTTTAACGGTGACTGCTTACGAGGACGTGGGGATTGCCAATCCAGCCGCGGTGCAACGCGCGGTGACCGCCCTACAGGCTGCGCAGGCAGTTGGCTTCCCGGAAGCCCGGATTCCAATTGCCAACGCTGTGGTTGAACTGGCCCTTTCGCCCAAGTCCAACGCGGCCTACAAGGCCATGGATCAAGCCCTTAGTGACGTTAATTCCGGCAAGCACTTCGATATTCCAGCCCACTTGAAAGATGCCCATTATAAGGGGGCCAAGAAACTTGGCCACGGTTTGGACTATCTCTACCCCCACGACTATCCCAATGACTGGGTAGCCCAGCAGTACCTGCCTACCCCACTGAAGGGTAAGCACTACTTCCAGGCTAAGGGTAATTCTAACACCGAACAGCAGTATGCTGACATTTACCAGAGTTTAAAGACCCGCCAGGACCAAGGACAGCGTAAATCCTGA
- a CDS encoding FtsW/RodA/SpoVE family cell cycle protein, protein MQRVISRSFRRSSGSELDWGIILILLCLMIIGLGSLYWAVAATGQGSPLRALVTQGLYWVVGITMIIFLMRFDASQLWRLAPVAYGLGIVLLIAILFLYNRQMAIDTGAKSWFVLGPISFQPSEVVKPAFILMLSKVVANHNRLYPVHTRESDWLLIRKMLECLLPVLLLLIPQNDLGTMLVFMAIFGGVLLVSGVTWQILGPIIAIGAAVGGTLIFLVTSSFGRGILSRLGFQAYQFSRVDSWLHPGQDTSNTGYQTYQNLKAIGSGQLFGSGWGNLRVFVPVRESDMIFSVIGEMFGFVGGTVLIGLYFALIYLMVRAAMRARNAFYAYIATGVVMMVLFHVFENIGMGIGLLPLTGIPLPFISQGGSSLLSNMIGVGLIMSIGYQQQSTTFNESTGFSM, encoded by the coding sequence ATGCAACGTGTCATTTCACGCAGTTTTCGTCGGTCGTCAGGTTCTGAACTCGACTGGGGAATTATCTTAATCTTATTGTGCCTGATGATTATTGGGCTAGGGTCCCTGTACTGGGCCGTGGCGGCTACAGGACAGGGTAGCCCCTTGCGCGCCCTAGTGACTCAGGGTCTTTACTGGGTAGTCGGGATTACCATGATTATCTTTTTGATGCGCTTTGATGCCAGCCAACTCTGGCGCTTAGCACCGGTTGCTTACGGTCTAGGAATTGTCCTATTGATTGCCATTCTCTTTCTCTATAACCGGCAGATGGCCATTGATACCGGGGCTAAGTCCTGGTTTGTGCTAGGGCCAATTTCCTTTCAGCCCTCGGAAGTGGTTAAGCCAGCCTTCATCTTGATGCTGAGTAAGGTGGTGGCCAACCACAACCGCCTTTATCCAGTTCACACCCGGGAATCAGATTGGCTGTTGATTCGTAAGATGTTAGAGTGCCTGCTGCCAGTCCTGCTCTTATTGATTCCGCAAAATGACCTGGGAACCATGCTGGTCTTCATGGCCATCTTTGGTGGGGTTCTCCTGGTTTCAGGGGTTACCTGGCAGATACTGGGACCAATTATCGCTATCGGGGCAGCCGTTGGTGGCACGCTGATTTTCCTGGTGACCTCTTCCTTTGGGCGGGGGATTCTGTCTAGGTTAGGTTTTCAGGCCTACCAGTTCTCCCGGGTGGACTCCTGGTTGCACCCTGGCCAGGATACTTCCAACACCGGTTATCAGACCTACCAAAACCTGAAGGCGATTGGCTCCGGCCAGCTCTTTGGTTCAGGTTGGGGAAACCTGCGGGTCTTTGTCCCAGTCCGTGAATCGGATATGATTTTTTCGGTCATCGGTGAGATGTTTGGGTTCGTCGGGGGAACGGTCTTAATTGGTCTTTACTTTGCCCTAATTTACCTGATGGTCCGGGCAGCGATGCGGGCCCGGAACGCCTTCTATGCCTACATTGCCACCGGGGTAGTGATGATGGTGCTTTTCCACGTCTTTGAAAACATTGGGATGGGAATTGGCCTGTTGCCACTGACCGGTATTCCACTGCCCTTTATTTCACAGGGAGGTTCTTCCCTGCTCAGTAACATGATTGGGGTTGGCTTGATTATGTCGATTGGTTACCAGCAACAAAGTACGACCTTCAACGAATCAACTGGATTTTCAATGTAA
- a CDS encoding universal stress protein: MTAQPYQKILVPIDGSDSSQAALQRGIAFALAAGDQAVLSLLTVVDTRAYANLASFDDQLLDQVTQDVKNSLDHDQEVAKKAGVAQVEYLIEFGSPKEMIAHQVPKELGTDLIVMGAGQPHAIERFILGSVAHYVSQAAAADVLIVREPAK; the protein is encoded by the coding sequence ATGACAGCCCAACCTTATCAGAAGATTTTAGTGCCCATTGATGGTTCCGACAGCTCCCAGGCCGCCTTACAACGCGGCATCGCCTTTGCCTTAGCCGCCGGTGACCAGGCCGTCCTATCCCTGCTTACCGTGGTTGACACCCGGGCCTATGCTAACCTGGCCAGCTTTGATGACCAGTTGTTAGACCAGGTTACCCAGGACGTCAAAAACAGCCTCGACCATGACCAGGAAGTTGCTAAAAAGGCGGGCGTGGCCCAGGTCGAGTACCTAATCGAGTTTGGCTCCCCCAAGGAAATGATTGCCCACCAAGTGCCAAAGGAACTCGGCACTGATCTGATTGTGATGGGCGCTGGTCAGCCCCACGCCATTGAGCGCTTTATCTTAGGGTCAGTCGCCCACTACGTTAGTCAGGCTGCAGCGGCGGATGTCTTAATCGTCCGTGAACCTGCAAAATAA
- a CDS encoding D-alanine--D-alanine ligase, whose product MNKKNVVLLFGGNSSEHDVSKRSAQNFYDALLATGKYTVQVMAIAQNGFFIDPERSFKIMQQADEQPLVDAYMAGLDTSKPLAPLAALDLLDRIDIFFPVVHGNLGEDGTLQGLFRLLKKPFVGAPLRGHAISFDKVLTKELLTVHGIRNTKYLVANQEDLDQPTWAKVKLELGPVVFVKAANQGSSVGISRAENEDEFEAAMADSYRYDHKVLIEQAVNGPRELEVGVIGNDHPLVSEIGAHHVPEQGEGKAWYDYQSKFVDNSAVEFEIPAQLPADVTQEIKDMALDAYKVLNLRGEARMDFLIDENNVPYLGEPNTLPGFTNMSLFKRLWDYSDIDNAKLADMLVQYGLEDFKRDSEISYAFEALGDEKVGHFHDSRKKKQD is encoded by the coding sequence ATGAATAAAAAAAACGTGGTCTTGCTCTTTGGGGGCAACTCCTCCGAGCACGATGTTTCTAAGCGCTCGGCCCAGAACTTCTATGATGCCTTGTTGGCGACCGGTAAATATACAGTCCAGGTGATGGCCATCGCCCAAAATGGATTTTTTATCGACCCAGAACGCTCGTTTAAGATTATGCAGCAGGCTGATGAGCAGCCACTGGTTGATGCCTACATGGCTGGTCTAGACACTAGTAAACCCTTGGCACCCTTGGCGGCCTTGGATTTATTGGATCGAATCGATATCTTCTTTCCAGTCGTTCACGGTAACCTAGGTGAAGATGGGACCTTGCAGGGTCTTTTCCGTCTCTTAAAAAAGCCCTTTGTGGGAGCACCGCTCCGGGGCCACGCGATTAGCTTTGACAAGGTTTTGACCAAGGAGCTGTTAACGGTGCACGGCATCCGGAATACTAAGTACCTGGTTGCCAATCAGGAAGACCTGGACCAGCCTACCTGGGCCAAGGTCAAGCTTGAATTAGGACCAGTGGTCTTTGTTAAGGCTGCTAACCAGGGATCTTCAGTTGGTATTTCCCGGGCGGAAAATGAGGACGAATTCGAAGCGGCCATGGCTGATTCCTACCGCTATGACCACAAGGTTTTGATTGAACAGGCCGTCAATGGCCCCCGCGAACTTGAAGTTGGCGTGATTGGAAACGACCACCCATTAGTTTCTGAAATTGGGGCCCACCATGTGCCTGAACAGGGTGAGGGAAAGGCCTGGTATGACTACCAGAGCAAGTTCGTTGATAACTCGGCGGTGGAGTTTGAAATTCCGGCCCAGTTACCAGCGGATGTTACCCAGGAAATTAAGGACATGGCCCTCGATGCCTACAAGGTTTTGAACCTGCGGGGCGAGGCGCGGATGGACTTTCTGATTGACGAGAACAATGTGCCCTACCTGGGTGAGCCCAACACCCTGCCGGGCTTCACTAACATGTCGCTCTTTAAGCGGCTCTGGGATTACTCTGACATTGATAATGCCAAGCTAGCGGACATGTTGGTCCAGTACGGCCTGGAAGACTTTAAGCGCGACAGTGAGATTAGCTATGCCTTTGAAGCCTTGGGCGATGAAAAGGTCGGCCATTTCCACGATAGCCGCAAAAAAAAGCAGGACTGA
- a CDS encoding helicase-related protein: protein MEDAQLYGRTVVWPKIKPVSDYIQQRPAIVNGACQRCGQRQLAALPRKQVYCQSCIQLGRVSSLDVLLTLPEPNCFPASPGCQWTGELTAAQQQVSQELIATWRARQRRLVWAVTGAGKTEMLFPLLNEALLNGDRVALVSPRLDVINELAPRLRAAFPGQGLMVLHGRVEEPYQYTQLVLATVHQLLRFYQAFDLIIIDEVDSYPYQGDAMLAQAVGQAAKPEHSEIYLTATPTRTLRQEIKHGELEVSYLPLRFHRHLLPNITVQCCKDWRKRLPHRLKEQVGQLAQSGRPFLIFVPQVTDLAVLAAYLVDFKALKGHTVHAQDPERTEKIEDLRAGRVQYLVTTTILERGVTFKGIDVVIIGAEERVFTENALVQIAGRVGRSTERPTGEVVAYARYHNWALAAAQRQIKAMNARGQKLLDHG from the coding sequence ATGGAAGACGCACAACTCTACGGTCGGACGGTGGTTTGGCCAAAAATTAAACCCGTCTCTGACTATATCCAGCAACGACCGGCCATCGTCAACGGTGCTTGCCAGCGGTGTGGTCAAAGGCAGTTAGCCGCCTTGCCCCGGAAGCAAGTTTACTGCCAGTCCTGTATTCAGCTAGGTCGGGTTAGCAGCCTGGATGTCTTACTGACTCTGCCCGAACCAAACTGCTTTCCAGCCAGTCCGGGCTGTCAGTGGACCGGGGAACTGACTGCAGCCCAGCAGCAAGTTAGTCAGGAGTTGATTGCCACCTGGCGGGCCCGGCAGCGACGCCTGGTTTGGGCGGTTACTGGGGCCGGTAAGACCGAGATGCTCTTTCCCTTGCTGAATGAGGCCCTACTAAACGGTGACCGGGTCGCCCTGGTTTCTCCCCGTTTGGATGTGATTAATGAATTGGCGCCCCGCCTGCGGGCTGCCTTTCCTGGGCAGGGCTTGATGGTTTTACACGGGCGGGTCGAGGAGCCCTACCAGTACACCCAGCTGGTCTTAGCCACGGTCCATCAGTTACTGCGCTTTTACCAGGCCTTTGACCTGATTATTATTGACGAAGTTGACAGTTATCCCTACCAGGGGGATGCCATGCTCGCCCAGGCAGTTGGCCAAGCGGCTAAACCCGAGCACAGCGAAATTTATCTAACGGCGACGCCCACCCGGACGCTTAGACAAGAAATCAAGCATGGGGAACTGGAGGTTTCCTATCTGCCCCTGCGCTTTCACCGGCACCTGTTGCCCAATATTACCGTTCAGTGCTGTAAGGACTGGCGCAAGCGGTTACCCCATAGGTTGAAAGAGCAGGTGGGTCAGCTGGCACAATCAGGGCGCCCCTTTCTAATCTTTGTGCCTCAGGTGACCGATTTGGCCGTGCTGGCGGCTTACCTGGTTGACTTTAAAGCGCTGAAGGGACATACAGTGCACGCCCAAGATCCAGAACGAACGGAAAAGATTGAAGACCTGCGGGCTGGCCGGGTCCAGTACCTGGTAACCACGACCATTTTGGAACGAGGCGTGACTTTTAAGGGCATTGATGTTGTCATTATCGGTGCTGAGGAGCGGGTCTTTACTGAAAATGCCCTGGTGCAAATTGCCGGTCGGGTGGGCCGCAGCACGGAACGTCCAACTGGTGAGGTCGTTGCCTATGCCCGTTATCACAACTGGGCCCTGGCTGCTGCCCAACGTCAAATCAAGGCCATGAATGCGCGCGGTCAGAAACTGCTGGACCATGGCTGA
- a CDS encoding YigZ family protein, translated as MEPFLTIAPQSGLWEQDIKKSRFIVNFQRVNNEDEAQDFVNRISKEHYKATHNVFAYVIGPQDEIKRYSDNGEPSGTAGVPMLEVLQKNQVHNVAAVVTRYFGGIKLGAGGLIRAYAGTVAGGLQSLGLVERLTRLKVTINIDYKNADQLTYWLKSQDYPILDTTYDTLVHIVVAVAESELPKFEKELTNQFSANLDFEIGDPTYLEIPAK; from the coding sequence ATGGAACCCTTTTTAACAATCGCTCCCCAAAGCGGTCTTTGGGAACAAGATATTAAAAAATCCCGCTTTATTGTCAACTTTCAGCGGGTTAATAACGAGGATGAGGCCCAGGACTTTGTTAACCGGATTAGCAAGGAACATTACAAGGCCACCCACAACGTTTTTGCCTATGTCATCGGTCCCCAAGACGAAATCAAGCGCTACAGTGACAACGGCGAACCCAGTGGCACGGCTGGCGTGCCCATGTTAGAAGTCCTCCAGAAAAACCAGGTCCACAATGTGGCGGCAGTCGTCACCCGTTACTTTGGTGGCATTAAGCTGGGGGCCGGGGGCTTAATCCGGGCCTATGCTGGCACGGTGGCCGGTGGCCTCCAATCCCTGGGCCTGGTTGAACGCCTAACCCGTCTCAAGGTCACCATTAACATCGACTACAAGAACGCCGACCAGCTGACCTATTGGCTGAAAAGTCAAGACTACCCCATCTTAGATACGACCTACGATACCCTGGTGCACATCGTGGTGGCCGTAGCTGAAAGCGAACTACCTAAATTTGAAAAGGAACTGACCAACCAGTTTTCGGCCAACCTGGACTTCGAGATTGGCGATCCGACCTACTTGGAAATTCCTGCAAAGTAG
- a CDS encoding DUF1146 domain-containing protein, whose translation MTPLFMLCFTVASIYLVFLVIKPINFNKLMPYTPWQAAMLKVIVATVLGYLLATCLISLTTWIFDLPASLLKH comes from the coding sequence ATGACCCCACTGTTTATGCTATGTTTTACGGTTGCATCGATTTACCTGGTATTTTTAGTGATTAAACCGATAAATTTCAATAAATTGATGCCTTATACGCCCTGGCAGGCAGCGATGCTCAAGGTGATCGTGGCGACGGTTTTGGGTTATCTCCTGGCAACCTGCCTGATTAGTCTGACCACTTGGATTTTTGATCTACCGGCAAGCTTATTAAAACATTAA
- a CDS encoding DUF2969 family protein — translation MSKRSQNFEVALKDLDDQVQVLVADQQIGRIETGTQGFVGYVGDQVVVAQAKSTDEALQAILASFNLHH, via the coding sequence ATGAGTAAACGCAGTCAAAATTTTGAGGTGGCCCTAAAGGACCTTGATGACCAGGTCCAAGTTTTGGTTGCTGACCAGCAAATTGGTCGGATTGAAACTGGTACTCAGGGTTTTGTGGGCTATGTTGGTGACCAGGTAGTGGTTGCCCAGGCCAAAAGTACTGATGAAGCTCTTCAGGCAATTTTGGCTAGCTTTAATTTACATCATTAA
- a CDS encoding DNA-3-methyladenine glycosylase I: MVERCYWAENLPEEDPMVIYHDQEWGRPTHDGQKLFELLTLEAFQAGLSWRTVLNKRAAFRAAFADFDVNQVAKYGPDHVEHLMQDASIIRNRRKIEATIHNARAIMAMAGGLTDFSWLIWGSVGDQPVVRPAGPAAKLPPQTPESVQLSKSLKQNGFAFVGPVTVESFMQAAGLVRAHTQACFLN, translated from the coding sequence ATGGTGGAACGTTGTTACTGGGCCGAGAATTTACCCGAAGAAGACCCGATGGTGATTTACCATGACCAGGAGTGGGGCCGACCAACCCATGATGGGCAGAAGTTATTCGAACTCCTAACCTTAGAAGCCTTCCAGGCCGGGCTCAGTTGGCGGACGGTGCTGAACAAGCGGGCGGCTTTTAGGGCCGCCTTTGCCGATTTTGACGTCAACCAGGTTGCCAAATACGGTCCCGACCATGTTGAGCATTTGATGCAGGATGCCAGCATTATCCGTAACCGGCGTAAGATTGAGGCCACCATTCATAATGCCAGGGCCATTATGGCCATGGCAGGTGGCTTAACTGACTTTAGCTGGTTAATCTGGGGAAGTGTTGGCGACCAGCCGGTTGTCCGGCCGGCGGGACCGGCTGCAAAATTGCCACCCCAGACCCCCGAATCGGTGCAGCTAAGTAAGAGCTTAAAGCAAAACGGCTTTGCCTTTGTCGGTCCGGTCACGGTCGAGTCCTTTATGCAGGCGGCCGGGCTGGTCCGCGCTCATACCCAGGCCTGCTTTTTAAATTAA
- a CDS encoding DUF2785 domain-containing protein has translation MDRLADIKEKLYDLHQKTRDGLVFESLGELLLALRRDQPVLERQAVILPEGGDLSLALIKDYQERWLDTPDELKDQLPVDDQDLQIIYNQLANPVAKYRDTGAFFFLGAAVQSGNLTADQLRWLTKRSISDQHLLSHILEELNDGAYDRSYSLAFLAILLARDRGSEGGGFIDQTLMAQLVDQVAVLSFVEVDTRGFVDEKGWVHIFAHLANVLNELFEHPKLRRADKIFLMATVMSNFAALTTPLTMGEVGQLVGALVDLTRQHDLYADFGLINLKLWRQDIVNEPYQQTRARWQQLYNRMQFFHEVIVCGRTRVPEAIMDYVLVTKNYLS, from the coding sequence ATGGATAGACTCGCTGATATAAAAGAAAAGTTATACGACCTGCACCAAAAAACGCGGGACGGCCTGGTTTTTGAATCCTTAGGAGAGCTACTCTTAGCCTTGCGACGGGACCAACCGGTCTTAGAACGCCAGGCGGTAATCCTGCCCGAGGGTGGGGATTTATCCCTGGCCTTAATCAAGGACTACCAGGAACGGTGGTTGGACACCCCTGATGAACTTAAGGACCAGCTGCCAGTCGATGACCAGGACCTGCAGATTATTTACAATCAACTGGCTAATCCGGTGGCCAAGTACCGCGACACTGGTGCCTTCTTCTTCCTGGGTGCAGCGGTTCAAAGTGGTAACTTAACCGCGGACCAACTGCGCTGGTTGACCAAGCGTTCCATCAGTGACCAGCACCTTTTAAGCCATATTTTGGAGGAGCTGAATGATGGTGCCTACGACCGCTCTTACAGCTTGGCCTTCTTGGCCATTTTGCTGGCCCGGGACCGGGGAAGCGAGGGTGGTGGTTTCATTGACCAAACCCTAATGGCCCAACTGGTTGACCAGGTGGCGGTCTTGAGCTTTGTGGAGGTTGACACCCGCGGCTTTGTCGATGAGAAGGGCTGGGTCCATATCTTTGCCCACCTAGCCAATGTTTTAAACGAGCTCTTTGAGCACCCCAAGCTACGGCGGGCCGATAAAATCTTTCTGATGGCTACGGTCATGAGCAATTTTGCGGCCCTGACGACCCCGCTGACCATGGGTGAGGTGGGTCAGCTGGTCGGTGCCCTGGTTGATCTCACCCGCCAGCATGATTTATATGCTGACTTTGGCCTGATTAACCTCAAGCTGTGGCGGCAAGACATTGTCAACGAGCCCTACCAACAAACCCGGGCCCGCTGGCAGCAGCTCTACAACCGGATGCAGTTTTTCCACGAGGTGATTGTCTGCGGCCGCACCCGGGTACCGGAGGCGATTATGGACTATGTCCTCGTCACCAAAAATTATCTTTCTTAA
- a CDS encoding rod shape-determining protein has product MAKDIGIDLGTANVLIYVEGEGIVLNEPSVVAVDDKTDRVLAVGSEAYRMVGRTPGNIRAVRPLKDGVISDFDVTEAMLTYFVDKLNVKGFMSKPNIMICAPTNITEIERKAIIQAAEKAGGAKVYLEYEPKIAAIGAGLDIFKPIGSMVIDIGGGTSDIAILSLGDIVVAESIRVAGDRMNIDIVNYLKRRHNLVVGERSAETIKIEIGSALQSDNPKTTEVRGRDNFDGMPETVTIDANEVEEALHETLEQIVAAAHSALSKLPPELAADIIDRGIMVTGGGALLDGMDKLLSDNLGVPVFVAESPLDNVAKGAGALLEHMEAKR; this is encoded by the coding sequence ATGGCTAAAGATATCGGAATTGACTTAGGAACAGCCAATGTCTTAATTTACGTCGAAGGTGAAGGTATCGTCTTGAACGAGCCTTCGGTTGTTGCAGTTGATGACAAGACTGACCGTGTATTGGCAGTGGGTTCAGAAGCCTACCGGATGGTTGGACGTACCCCTGGCAACATTCGTGCCGTGCGGCCCCTCAAAGACGGTGTCATTTCTGACTTTGATGTGACTGAAGCCATGTTGACCTACTTCGTTGATAAGCTCAATGTTAAGGGCTTCATGTCTAAGCCTAATATCATGATTTGTGCGCCAACCAATATCACTGAGATTGAGCGTAAGGCCATTATTCAGGCCGCTGAAAAGGCCGGTGGTGCCAAGGTTTATTTGGAATATGAGCCTAAGATTGCGGCCATTGGGGCCGGACTAGATATCTTCAAGCCGATTGGCTCAATGGTCATTGATATTGGGGGTGGAACTTCTGATATCGCCATCCTTTCCCTGGGTGACATCGTGGTGGCTGAGTCCATCCGCGTTGCCGGTGATCGGATGAACATCGACATCGTCAATTACTTGAAGCGCCGTCACAACCTAGTTGTTGGTGAGCGCTCAGCTGAAACCATCAAGATTGAAATTGGTTCAGCCTTGCAAAGCGACAACCCGAAGACGACCGAGGTTCGTGGCCGTGATAACTTCGATGGGATGCCTGAAACGGTCACCATCGATGCTAACGAAGTCGAAGAAGCCTTGCACGAGACCTTAGAGCAGATTGTTGCTGCTGCGCATTCTGCCCTGTCAAAGCTGCCACCTGAACTAGCTGCGGATATTATTGATCGCGGGATTATGGTGACCGGTGGTGGTGCCTTGTTGGATGGGATGGATAAGCTCCTGTCAGACAACTTGGGTGTGCCAGTCTTCGTGGCGGAGTCACCCCTCGATAACGTGGCCAAGGGAGCCGGTGCTCTCTTAGAGCACATGGAAGCAAAGCGCTGA